One Punica granatum isolate Tunisia-2019 chromosome 3, ASM765513v2, whole genome shotgun sequence genomic window carries:
- the LOC116199499 gene encoding SUN domain-containing protein 4-like — protein sequence MPRSVGAFLQRRAVDGASLPRLGPFLLVGLQCLALLLCSYTGYGDSNGGGAVTHRFLGDQMCGHEVEPRLANIPFALPNFDVCPIFHERAPYCVGPRSEICDIQVESKGELQDHFASTKEQGEGERKGDRISRDRPPKLDEFKYKAINPREKSVPGQNVSIMHRVEPSGVEYNYASASKGAKVLAYNKEAKGTSNILGKDMDKYLRNPCSAEVKFVIIELSEETLVCTIEIANFEHHSSNLKDFEVLGNLIYPTENWVKLGHFTAKKVKQSQRFTLKEPKWARYLKLDLLSHYGSEFYCTLSTVKVYGIDAVEHMLEDLISVQDHAFHPEESVEETRSTLPQPMAPQTDRPHQDHVSEGYSEPVSDDKQKQEADHVSQSGDQTRDIQPQPVGRVAGESVMKILMQKVRSLDVNLSILERYLQELNTRYGDLFKELDEEVAQTAMLLEKMRLDVMSLIENKEETVKDVADLVSWKSLVSSQFDILSRENEILRSQMERVTDFWVDLENKNIVVLLLTFMFGSFSAIKLVADLTVNTFRRKQNFAEFCKSKISWIFFLLNCATVALILLL from the exons ATGCCGAGATCGGTCGGAGCTTTTCTTCAAAGAAGAGCTGTGGACGGTGCCTCTCTTCCAAGGCTCGGTCCGTTTCTGTTAGTTGGGCTCCAGTGCCTTGCTTTGCTGCTGTGTTCTTATACCGGTTATGGCGATAGTAACGGAGGAG GTGCGGTTACACATAGGTTTCTAGGTGATCAAATGTGTGGGCATGAGGTTGAGCCACGGCTGGCTAACATACCCTTTGCTCTGCCCAATTTTGATGTTTGTCCTATCTTCCATGAGAGGGCTCCATATTGTGTAGGGCCTCGGTCAGAAATTTGTGACATTCAAGTAGAGTCCAAAGGGGAACTCCAAGATCATTTTGCAAGTACCAAAGAGCAGGgtgagggagagagaaagggTGATAGGATATCACGTGATAGACCACCGAAACTCGATGAGTTTAAATATAAAGCAATCAATCCTAGAGAAAAGTCGGTGCCTGGCCAAAATGTAAGCATCATGCACAGAGTGGAGCCCAGCGGGGTGGAATACAACTATGCATCTGCCTCGAAGGGAGCTAAGGTCTTGGCTTATAACAAAGAGGCGAAAGGCACTTCAAATATTTTGGGTAAGGATATGGACAAGTACCTTCGGAATCCATGCTCAGCTGAGGTTAAATTCGTGATTATAGAACTATCTGAAGAAACTCTTGTCTGTACAATTGAGATAGCAAATTTTGAGCACCATTCTTCCAACCTGAAGGATTTTGAGGTACTGGGCAATCTGATTTATCCGACTGAGAATTGGGTGAAGCTTGGACATTTCACTGCTAAAAAGGTGAAACAATCACAGAGGTTTACACTTAAGGAGCCAAAGTGGGCGAGGTATCTGAAATTAGATTTACTTAGCCACTATGGTTCAGAGTTTTACTGTACCCTAAGCACAGTAAAAGTTTATGGAATCGATGCAGTTGAACACATGTTGGAGGATTTGATTTCTGTTCAAGATCATGCGTTTCACCCTGAGGAATCGGTGGAAGAAACAAGATCAACTTTGCCACAGCCAATGGCCCCCCAAACTGATCGACCCCATCAGGATCATGTTTCTGAAGGTTACTCTGAACCAGTATCTGACGATAAGCAGAAACAGGAGGCTGACCACGTGAGTCAATCTGGTGATCAGACTAGGGATATACAGCCGCAGCCTGTTGGAAGAGTTGCAGGAGAGAGTGTTATGAAGATACTGATGCAGAAGGTACGGTCTCTGGATGTGAATTTGTCGATATTGGAACGGTACTTACAAGAGCTAAACACGAGATACGGGGATCTCTTTAAAGAATTAGATGAAGAAGTTGCGCAGACGGCCATGCTCTTGGAGAAGATGAGATTGGATGTGATGAGTCTTATTGAAAACAAGGAGGAAACA GTGAAAGATGTAGCTGATTTAGTTTCGTGGAAATCCCTTGTTTCCTCGCAATTCGATATCCTGAGCAGGGAAAACGAAATTCTCAG ATCCCAAATGGAAAGGGTCACGGACTTTTGGGTGGATCTGGAGAACAAAAATATCGTCGTGCTTCTTCTAACATTTATGTTTGGTTCCTTCTCGGCTATTAAGTTAGTTGCAGATTTGACGGTAAATACTTTTAGGAGGAAACAGAATTTTGCAGAATTTTGTAAGTCTAAGATCTCATGGATCTTCTTCTTGTTGAATTGTGCAACTGTGGCATTAATTCTTTTACTCTGA